One window of Methanobacterium alkalithermotolerans genomic DNA carries:
- a CDS encoding GTP cyclohydrolase III encodes MIQMTLIQIDNYGPWTVTPAPRTESDLQILQAELYADLQRQFAAKQGLVFFTRFDNMLAVTNNSDVEDHLRIQRSIRNRYPITVSMGVGAAETPYDAQRNASKALQNYGGAQSEDRSEILAVDGLVNKEESFVQLAHIDINGITESLTDIVPAYDTSFIVNRVQHFLMKKLIEKGSLLFFIGGDNFMSPCNGLEPEGLLKIIEEIEAEINVALKAGIGKAPTAEKAANLADLALEEIRDGFTYDLVHVMKE; translated from the coding sequence ATGATACAGATGACTCTAATTCAAATTGATAATTACGGGCCCTGGACAGTTACTCCAGCTCCAAGGACCGAATCCGATCTACAAATTCTACAGGCAGAACTTTATGCAGATTTGCAGAGGCAGTTTGCTGCCAAGCAGGGACTGGTTTTTTTCACCCGATTTGACAATATGCTGGCTGTAACCAATAACAGTGATGTGGAAGACCACCTCCGAATTCAAAGATCCATAAGGAACAGATACCCTATAACTGTCAGTATGGGAGTAGGAGCGGCTGAAACACCCTATGATGCACAAAGAAATGCTTCTAAAGCCCTTCAAAATTATGGTGGTGCCCAATCTGAGGATAGAAGTGAAATCCTGGCTGTTGATGGTCTGGTTAATAAAGAAGAAAGTTTTGTACAGTTAGCCCATATTGATATTAATGGTATTACCGAATCCCTGACAGACATAGTCCCTGCTTATGATACTTCTTTTATTGTTAATAGAGTACAGCATTTTTTAATGAAAAAGTTAATTGAAAAAGGGTCATTGCTATTTTTCATTGGGGGAGACAACTTCATGTCCCCCTGCAATGGACTTGAACCAGAGGGTTTACTTAAAATTATTGAAGAAATCGAAGCAGAGATAAATGTGGCTTTAAAAGCAGGTATAGGAAAAGCCCCTACAGCTGAAAAAGCAGCTAATCTAGCTGATTTAGCTTTAGAAGAAATTCGTGATGGCTTTACTTATGATCTGGTTCATGTGATGAAAGAATGA
- a CDS encoding IMP cyclohydrolase, with protein sequence MYLGRILALGSNENGTFVAYRVSSRSFPNRMAKEFEGSAAIIPKEGYEKDIFESPYIAYNCIKIVDDVAVVSNGSHTDVIADKISLGMNIRDAIALSLLAMDYEKDDYNTPRIAGAIKKEGEGFIGIVTHQGILVEKIPAGEVRYISTYEHIAPQKVQFEAKNSKEAAEFIMNQGKFEEFSNEVTSAAAFAGANWELSTI encoded by the coding sequence ATGTATCTTGGAAGAATATTAGCATTAGGAAGTAATGAAAATGGAACATTTGTAGCCTACCGGGTTTCCAGCAGATCTTTTCCAAATAGAATGGCTAAAGAATTTGAAGGAAGTGCTGCCATCATTCCGAAAGAAGGCTATGAAAAAGACATATTTGAAAGTCCTTACATTGCCTACAACTGTATTAAAATTGTGGATGATGTGGCCGTGGTATCCAATGGATCCCACACGGACGTAATAGCTGATAAAATATCTTTAGGGATGAATATAAGGGATGCTATTGCACTTTCTCTTCTGGCCATGGATTATGAAAAGGATGATTATAATACTCCCCGAATTGCAGGGGCAATTAAAAAGGAGGGAGAAGGCTTTATTGGAATCGTGACTCACCAGGGCATATTGGTGGAAAAAATTCCTGCCGGTGAAGTAAGATACATTTCAACCTACGAACACATCGCCCCTCAAAAAGTACAATTTGAAGCAAAAAATTCTAAAGAGGCGGCAGAATTTATAATGAACCAGGGAAAATTTGAAGAATTCAGTAATGAAGTTACCTCAGCCGCTGCTTTTGCTGGTGCTAACTGGGAATTAAGCACCATCTAG
- a CDS encoding MotA/TolQ/ExbB proton channel family protein: MILDFFTNTLGTILEMFKSGGIITYLIAIVGIYGVFTSLEKIVYLKKISRVNTAQIIGTVNDSMEKGGSLEALRAIGQFQNPISKIISEALKIGYRNKGEVEDAMERVFIVEMGRMTKGMETLKTIIEIAPLMGLIGTVIGMFYTFREIGMSAEPAALAEGIYIALITTIMGLSVAIVLVPFYSYIKSHIDKEMDSIELAKKMTNWSYAVMKIKVDADLEEAIEALQVSEGIVNVKKINDPEANIWVAFKPSMLEKSINNIILEKCNTNAEIVMSKLKQ, from the coding sequence ATGATTCTGGATTTTTTTACCAATACACTGGGAACTATCCTGGAAATGTTTAAAAGTGGAGGCATAATCACCTACCTCATTGCTATAGTAGGTATATATGGTGTATTTACCTCACTGGAAAAAATTGTTTATTTAAAAAAAATATCAAGAGTAAATACTGCTCAGATAATTGGAACCGTTAATGATTCTATGGAAAAAGGAGGGTCACTTGAGGCACTAAGAGCCATCGGCCAATTCCAGAACCCTATATCCAAGATTATTTCTGAAGCCCTTAAAATTGGATACCGGAATAAGGGTGAAGTGGAAGATGCTATGGAAAGGGTATTCATCGTGGAAATGGGTAGGATGACCAAGGGCATGGAAACCCTGAAAACCATTATTGAAATAGCTCCCCTGATGGGTTTGATTGGTACAGTTATTGGTATGTTTTATACCTTCCGGGAAATTGGAATGAGTGCCGAACCTGCTGCCCTGGCTGAAGGGATTTACATCGCATTAATAACCACCATTATGGGTTTAAGTGTAGCCATTGTACTGGTACCCTTCTATTCATATATAAAAAGCCATATTGATAAAGAAATGGACAGCATTGAACTTGCCAAAAAAATGACTAACTGGAGCTATGCTGTAATGAAAATAAAGGTGGATGCAGATCTTGAAGAGGCTATAGAGGCCTTACAGGTATCAGAAGGGATTGTTAATGTAAAAAAGATAAATGATCCTGAGGCTAATATCTGGGTGGCCTTCAAACCCAGTATGCTGGAAAAGAGTATTAACAATATCATACTGGAAAAATGCAATACTAATGCCGAAATTGTGATGAGTAAACTCAAGCAGTAA
- the rnhB gene encoding ribonuclease HII codes for MKILGIDEAGRGPVIGPLVVCGVLVSEDQLELMEKMGIKDSKKVAPKKRNLLARKIKKIAECFVVKISARDIDNMRAKDINLNEIEKIAMMKIIKESQAQSVIIDSVDVNPSRLCSEISEVLGPEIDIKAEHGADDNYVVVAAASIVAKVERDMEIEKLSRQYRKLGNLGSGYPSDPRTKAFLKNFKYDNMPEFVRKSWATVKKMKDN; via the coding sequence ATGAAAATATTAGGCATTGATGAAGCCGGGCGTGGACCAGTTATAGGTCCTTTAGTAGTCTGTGGAGTTCTAGTTTCTGAAGATCAGTTGGAACTTATGGAAAAAATGGGCATTAAAGATTCCAAAAAAGTAGCTCCAAAAAAAAGAAATCTCCTGGCCCGTAAGATAAAAAAAATTGCAGAGTGCTTTGTGGTAAAAATTTCTGCCAGGGATATTGATAATATGCGGGCAAAGGACATAAACCTCAATGAGATTGAAAAAATTGCCATGATGAAGATTATAAAAGAATCCCAGGCACAGTCAGTGATTATTGATTCAGTAGATGTAAATCCTTCCAGATTATGTAGTGAAATTAGTGAAGTATTAGGCCCGGAGATTGACATTAAGGCAGAACATGGGGCAGACGATAATTATGTGGTGGTAGCAGCTGCCTCAATTGTGGCCAAGGTGGAAAGGGATATGGAAATAGAGAAATTAAGTCGCCAATATAGAAAATTAGGCAACCTAGGATCTGGGTATCCCAGTGACCCCCGTACCAAAGCCTTTTTAAAAAATTTTAAATACGACAATATGCCGGAATTTGTACGTAAGTCCTGGGCAACTGTAAAGAAAATGAAGGACAATTAA
- a CDS encoding MJ0144 family RNA dihydrouridine synthase-like protein — MAGITNADFCLKLIPCGFDMVTLGGYNADKPTIHAGKKIMERGRLEFDISEGELIDKIKKEADEIKENWDGKLSVNIRSLTPDPIIEISKLKKVDVVEINAHCRQKEITSIGCGQALLSNPDFMEEFVLQVVKKAKSKVSVKIRAHVPGVDELKIVNIIENTGADFIHVDAMKPGYKEADLDLITRIKDRCSIFIIGNNSITDLDSAQKMIDSGAQGISIARAAMAGKLNFDLSKIRLS, encoded by the coding sequence ATGGCTGGAATAACCAATGCGGATTTCTGTTTAAAACTTATCCCCTGTGGATTTGATATGGTGACACTAGGAGGATACAATGCAGATAAACCCACCATCCATGCTGGGAAAAAAATAATGGAAAGGGGAAGGCTGGAATTCGATATATCTGAAGGGGAATTAATAGACAAGATTAAAAAAGAAGCCGATGAAATTAAAGAAAATTGGGATGGTAAATTATCAGTTAATATTCGTTCCCTTACCCCGGATCCAATAATTGAAATATCTAAATTAAAGAAGGTGGATGTGGTGGAAATAAATGCCCATTGCCGTCAAAAAGAAATAACATCCATTGGCTGTGGACAGGCTTTACTTAGCAATCCCGATTTTATGGAAGAATTTGTCTTGCAGGTGGTAAAAAAAGCTAAAAGCAAAGTTTCTGTTAAGATAAGAGCCCATGTACCCGGGGTAGATGAGTTGAAAATAGTAAATATTATAGAAAATACCGGGGCAGATTTTATCCATGTGGATGCCATGAAACCAGGATATAAAGAAGCAGATCTGGATTTAATCACAAGAATCAAAGATAGATGTTCTATTTTTATAATTGGCAATAACTCCATAACTGATTTAGATTCTGCCCAAAAAATGATTGATTCCGGTGCCCAGGGGATATCCATTGCCCGGGCAGCCATGGCAGGTAAATTGAATTTTGATTTGTCAAAAATTAGATTAAGTTAA
- a CDS encoding ExbD/TolR family protein, which translates to MTMDIQKYRNQLNSSSPKFNMVPFIDILFTILIFLVVTSTFQVADQSAAVTGKPEIDENAGPSEYYLIPVAGLREVLVNGEDMSRFIRNSAIAVHTRVIDEGELIIKPKEGKIIITSPPDLPTNKAVKSPE; encoded by the coding sequence ATGACTATGGATATACAAAAATACCGTAATCAACTAAACAGTAGTAGCCCTAAATTTAATATGGTTCCTTTCATTGACATTCTTTTTACCATATTAATCTTTTTAGTGGTTACCAGTACATTTCAGGTTGCGGATCAATCAGCGGCAGTTACCGGTAAACCAGAAATAGATGAAAATGCAGGTCCATCTGAATATTATTTAATACCGGTGGCGGGTTTAAGAGAAGTACTAGTTAATGGGGAAGATATGTCCCGTTTTATTAGAAATAGTGCGATTGCAGTGCATACCCGGGTGATTGATGAAGGTGAGCTTATTATAAAACCCAAGGAGGGTAAAATAATAATTACATCCCCACCAGACCTGCCTACAAATAAAGCAGTTAAATCTCCAGAATAG
- a CDS encoding rod shape-determining protein, with amino-acid sequence MFSFGKKKNNEEVRKKSLNDTLGIDLGTLNTVVAKPSGDKFDLYKIPSVVAVKKEDPSYVLAVGEEAKMMLGRTPEDIVAVRPLRKGVIESVAQAEALLVYSIELGSGEDNTSIDRIVIGIPGDASEVERNAVEEIGRKAGASYVLVISEGLSAAIGAGLPIAEATGTMVIDIGAGSSDIVVISLGGITDIETIRWGGDDIDDNIVDQVKEKYEVEIGIHEAEKAKIGVGMVHSNIDMELDKTTVIGKCMKTNKPKEVEIDSNMVANAAEPIVVKIVEALAVVLERLSPELISGVYQKTVVVGGTSQLKGLKERIYEEVGIPVEISDDPMTVVAKGAAIVAAEPRALEPEVRLKAMK; translated from the coding sequence ATGTTCTCATTTGGAAAAAAGAAGAATAATGAAGAAGTAAGAAAAAAATCGCTTAATGATACTTTAGGAATTGATTTAGGTACTTTAAACACCGTGGTGGCCAAGCCATCAGGGGATAAATTTGATTTATATAAAATTCCATCAGTAGTAGCCGTGAAAAAAGAAGACCCGTCCTATGTTCTGGCTGTAGGTGAAGAAGCAAAGATGATGCTGGGCAGAACTCCAGAAGACATAGTGGCCGTAAGACCACTACGAAAAGGAGTTATTGAGAGCGTAGCTCAGGCAGAAGCCTTGCTGGTCTATTCAATTGAACTGGGATCAGGAGAAGACAACACAAGTATTGACCGTATAGTAATTGGAATACCCGGAGATGCTTCTGAAGTAGAAAGAAATGCTGTAGAAGAAATTGGTAGAAAAGCTGGAGCCAGTTATGTACTGGTAATCAGTGAAGGACTTTCAGCTGCTATTGGTGCAGGTTTACCTATTGCAGAAGCTACCGGAACTATGGTTATTGATATTGGGGCCGGTTCCAGTGATATAGTTGTAATTTCACTAGGGGGAATCACCGACATAGAAACCATCCGCTGGGGTGGAGACGATATTGATGACAATATCGTGGACCAGGTAAAGGAAAAGTATGAAGTGGAGATAGGTATTCACGAAGCAGAAAAAGCCAAAATAGGGGTGGGAATGGTACATTCCAATATAGATATGGAACTGGATAAAACTACAGTTATAGGAAAGTGCATGAAAACCAATAAGCCTAAGGAAGTAGAGATTGACTCCAATATGGTGGCAAATGCTGCAGAGCCAATAGTAGTAAAAATTGTTGAAGCATTAGCGGTAGTCCTTGAAAGACTATCCCCTGAATTAATATCCGGAGTATACCAAAAAACGGTGGTTGTAGGTGGAACTTCACAATTAAAAGGCCTTAAAGAAAGGATTTATGAAGAAGTGGGAATTCCAGTAGAAATATCTGATGACCCTATGACAGTAGTGGCTAAAGGAGCAGCCATTGTAGCTGCAGAACCCCGTGCATTAGAACCTGAAGTGCGATTGAAAGCCATGAAATAA
- a CDS encoding precorrin-2 dehydrogenase/sirohydrochlorin ferrochelatase family protein, giving the protein MGWTSLFLNMEKKKVLIVGSGEVGQRRALKFLDAHSKVIITGGTVPEKLLKLGAIEKPVNEIEKWIKWADLVVVASGDNELNNKAALLGKDKLLNRADYPLEGNVIVPTSFFLGDAQISIFTGGKSPLMARILRKKIQEAIKDEDLLQIELQHYARQLLKDKISDQKKRRIHLYQILNNPDIIKLLNEGKLKEAKSQVREYLTKINGTTHGF; this is encoded by the coding sequence ATGGGCTGGACTTCGCTTTTTCTGAATATGGAAAAAAAGAAAGTTTTAATCGTTGGATCAGGCGAAGTAGGCCAAAGAAGAGCACTTAAATTTCTTGATGCTCATTCAAAAGTGATTATAACTGGGGGAACCGTCCCTGAAAAACTATTGAAGTTAGGTGCCATTGAAAAGCCAGTTAATGAAATAGAAAAATGGATTAAATGGGCAGATCTGGTGGTAGTAGCTAGCGGCGATAATGAATTAAATAACAAGGCAGCTTTACTTGGTAAAGATAAACTTTTAAACCGGGCTGACTATCCTTTAGAAGGCAATGTTATAGTTCCCACCAGCTTTTTTTTGGGAGATGCTCAAATATCAATTTTTACAGGTGGAAAAAGTCCTTTAATGGCCAGAATACTTAGAAAAAAAATTCAAGAAGCTATTAAAGATGAGGATCTACTTCAAATTGAATTACAACACTATGCACGGCAATTACTTAAGGATAAAATAAGTGATCAAAAAAAAAGAAGAATTCATCTCTACCAAATATTAAATAACCCAGATATAATTAAATTATTAAATGAAGGCAAACTGAAAGAGGCTAAATCTCAAGTAAGGGAATATTTAACTAAAATTAATGGAACAACCCATGGTTTCTAA
- the cofD gene encoding 2-phospho-L-lactate transferase has protein sequence MITVLSGGTGTPKLIQGIKKIVDPEKINVVVNTVENDYFSGVYVAPDIDTVLYTLADIINEDTWYGIKDDTFITHHKLSELGTPELLKIGDKDRAFKIQKTNLMEKYDLSKVVDIQRSRLGIASRVIPMSNQQSRIKIITPSREISFHQFLVQEQGKSPVKDVVYNQVEPVPELVESIENSEIVIIGPSNPVSSIGPIISLKGVKKALKNNYVVGVSPIIGNNPVSGPAAKFMEALGYEVSSWGVSTIYSDFLDKFIIDEQDAALKTKIEKLIKEVIITKTKMRNIGDKIMLAKVILGE, from the coding sequence ATGATCACAGTACTTTCTGGTGGTACCGGAACCCCCAAATTAATTCAGGGTATAAAAAAAATAGTTGATCCGGAAAAGATTAATGTGGTAGTAAATACGGTGGAAAACGATTATTTTTCAGGAGTTTATGTTGCTCCTGATATCGATACCGTGCTTTATACCCTGGCAGATATCATAAATGAAGATACCTGGTATGGGATTAAAGACGATACATTCATAACCCACCATAAGTTAAGTGAATTGGGAACACCAGAACTCTTAAAAATTGGGGATAAAGATCGGGCTTTTAAAATACAAAAAACTAATTTAATGGAAAAGTACGATTTATCCAAAGTTGTTGATATTCAAAGAAGTAGGTTGGGTATAGCTTCCCGGGTTATTCCCATGAGTAATCAGCAGTCCCGGATAAAAATTATCACTCCCTCCAGGGAAATTAGTTTTCATCAATTTTTAGTTCAGGAACAGGGAAAAAGTCCTGTAAAAGATGTAGTTTACAATCAGGTGGAACCTGTACCTGAGCTGGTGGAAAGTATAGAAAATTCAGAAATAGTGATTATTGGGCCTTCTAATCCTGTAAGTTCGATTGGGCCAATAATATCTTTAAAAGGAGTTAAAAAAGCTTTGAAAAATAATTATGTTGTGGGAGTATCCCCCATAATTGGAAATAATCCAGTAAGTGGGCCTGCAGCTAAATTTATGGAAGCTCTTGGTTATGAAGTATCGTCCTGGGGAGTCAGTACCATTTATTCTGATTTTTTAGATAAATTTATTATTGATGAACAAGACGCTGCTTTAAAAACTAAAATAGAAAAACTAATTAAAGAGGTTATAATAACAAAAACCAAGATGCGTAACATAGGGGATAAAATAATGTTAGCCAAAGTAATTTTGGGTGAATAA
- a CDS encoding coenzyme F420-0:L-glutamate ligase — protein MKIELIGLENLPLVKKDDDLSSLIVDVAFNQGLKWKDGDIIVIAETIISKAEGNYINLDSIKPGKKANHLAQKTGKSPELMEAILNHSREIVKVGNDFIVTETNHGFICANAGIDESNVEKGWATPLPLHPDKSAKNLRKNIELKIGKQLAVIISDTQGRPFREGAVGVAIGSSGIKTIWNRKGEIDLYGRKLETTQIAVADELAASASLIMGQADEGMPVVVVRGYSSFEILKDPESGAQDLIRPKKYDAFRQ, from the coding sequence ATGAAAATAGAATTAATTGGTCTTGAAAATTTACCTTTAGTAAAAAAAGATGATGATTTATCATCTTTAATTGTAGATGTTGCCTTTAATCAGGGACTGAAGTGGAAAGATGGGGATATTATTGTTATAGCAGAAACCATTATATCCAAAGCAGAGGGAAATTATATAAACCTGGATTCAATTAAACCCGGTAAAAAAGCAAATCATCTGGCCCAAAAAACTGGTAAAAGTCCAGAATTAATGGAAGCTATATTAAACCATTCCCGAGAAATAGTAAAAGTAGGAAATGATTTTATAGTAACTGAAACCAATCATGGATTTATTTGTGCAAATGCCGGAATAGATGAATCCAATGTTGAAAAAGGTTGGGCTACTCCTTTACCCCTCCATCCAGATAAAAGTGCCAAAAATCTAAGAAAAAATATAGAATTAAAAATTGGCAAACAATTAGCAGTTATTATTTCTGATACCCAGGGAAGGCCCTTCCGGGAAGGTGCTGTGGGAGTGGCCATTGGAAGTTCCGGGATAAAAACTATCTGGAATCGGAAAGGTGAGATTGATCTTTATGGGCGTAAATTAGAAACAACTCAAATCGCAGTTGCCGATGAATTAGCAGCCTCAGCCTCATTAATAATGGGCCAGGCTGATGAAGGTATGCCAGTAGTGGTTGTAAGGGGTTACTCTAGTTTTGAAATTCTAAAAGATCCTGAATCTGGAGCTCAAGATCTAATCCGACCTAAAAAATATGATGCATTCCGCCAATAA
- the atwA gene encoding methyl coenzyme M reductase system, component A2, giving the protein MSFIVLENITKSFKGVPVLKNLNLTINEGQVLGILGRSGSGKSVLINMLRGMKDYKPDEGSITYNIAICQECLRVEPPSKVGSVCGCGCGSEFEAQSVNFWDSDRKVFAAIKRRISIMLQRTFALYEDDTVIDNVIKSMIDVDYEESTYRALDILELSQMTHRITHIARDLSGGEKQRVVLARQIAKDPMLFLADEPTGTLDPKTAELLHQALIEGVKEKGVTMVVTSHWPEVMKKLSDYVIWLEKGEIIAEGNPTEIVEKFMAQVPLPEKGEEFKSDAPIIEMKEVKKHYYSIDRGVVKAVDGVNLTVDEGEIFGVVGLSGAGKTTLSRILFGLTDPSSGEIMVRLGENWIDMTQKGPVGRGRVMPYLGILHQEYSLYPHRNVLGNLTEAISLELPAEFAKMKAIYVLKAVGFDDEYAESILKKSPDELSGGERHRVALAQVLIKEPNIIILDEPTGTMDPITRVQVTDSIIKAREELNQTFLIISHDMEFVLDVCDRACLMRGGKILKIGEPESIIEELTPTEKEKMLGEE; this is encoded by the coding sequence ATGTCTTTTATTGTGCTGGAAAACATTACCAAGAGTTTTAAAGGAGTTCCTGTTTTAAAAAACTTGAATTTGACCATAAATGAAGGTCAAGTCCTGGGTATTTTAGGTAGAAGTGGTTCAGGAAAGTCAGTCCTCATAAATATGTTAAGGGGGATGAAGGATTATAAACCTGATGAGGGTAGTATCACCTATAATATAGCAATCTGCCAGGAATGTCTGCGTGTTGAGCCGCCATCTAAAGTCGGCTCAGTTTGTGGATGTGGATGTGGTAGTGAATTTGAAGCACAGAGTGTTAATTTTTGGGACTCTGATCGTAAGGTTTTCGCTGCAATTAAAAGAAGAATATCCATTATGCTGCAGAGAACCTTCGCCCTTTATGAAGATGACACCGTAATTGATAACGTTATAAAATCCATGATTGACGTGGATTATGAAGAAAGTACTTATCGGGCCCTGGATATTCTTGAATTAAGCCAGATGACTCACCGAATTACCCATATTGCCCGTGATTTAAGTGGTGGAGAAAAACAAAGAGTAGTTTTAGCTCGTCAAATAGCAAAAGACCCTATGCTCTTTCTAGCAGACGAACCTACCGGTACTCTTGATCCTAAAACTGCCGAGTTGCTACATCAGGCCCTGATTGAAGGGGTTAAAGAAAAGGGCGTGACCATGGTGGTAACCTCTCATTGGCCAGAGGTAATGAAAAAACTTTCAGATTATGTAATCTGGCTGGAAAAAGGGGAAATAATTGCAGAAGGAAACCCTACTGAAATTGTGGAAAAATTCATGGCACAGGTCCCCTTGCCAGAAAAGGGAGAAGAATTTAAATCGGATGCCCCTATAATAGAAATGAAAGAGGTTAAAAAACATTACTACTCCATTGATCGAGGGGTAGTTAAAGCTGTAGATGGAGTAAATCTCACCGTGGATGAAGGTGAAATCTTTGGAGTGGTAGGCCTTAGTGGGGCCGGCAAAACCACCTTATCCCGGATATTATTCGGCCTTACTGATCCCAGTTCCGGTGAAATTATGGTAAGACTGGGAGAAAACTGGATCGATATGACCCAAAAAGGCCCGGTTGGTAGAGGGAGAGTTATGCCTTATCTTGGAATTTTACACCAGGAATACAGCCTTTATCCCCACCGAAATGTTTTAGGAAACCTGACTGAAGCTATAAGTCTGGAATTGCCTGCAGAATTTGCAAAAATGAAGGCCATATACGTATTAAAGGCAGTAGGATTCGATGATGAATATGCCGAATCAATTTTAAAAAAATCTCCAGATGAGTTAAGTGGTGGAGAACGACACCGGGTAGCTCTGGCACAGGTACTGATTAAAGAACCCAATATTATAATTCTAGATGAGCCTACCGGAACTATGGATCCTATAACCCGGGTTCAGGTTACCGATTCCATAATTAAAGCTCGAGAAGAACTGAATCAAACCTTTTTAATTATTTCCCACGACATGGAGTTTGTGCTGGATGTTTGTGACCGGGCCTGTCTCATGAGAGGGGGTAAAATACTTAAAATAGGGGAGCCGGAATCTATTATAGAGGAGCTAACCCCTACTGAAAAAGAGAAGATGCTGGGTGAAGAATAA
- a CDS encoding methanogenesis marker 9 domain-containing protein, with the protein MEWEDAPSHVCRGGDKRALAFCCPPVKPCPILHALEDSNRTPQEYIKIKEEFGKKTALGQGEGTCFGSLVWCCKPSKPCPLRDMVMRRIDMSTDQYMKLKKELSEELVGKDDYSDEESIKALSDTFNVSEGEASNILKECGNDLRTAMKVLRMKNLE; encoded by the coding sequence ATGGAATGGGAAGATGCACCATCACACGTATGTCGCGGAGGAGATAAAAGAGCACTTGCTTTTTGTTGTCCTCCTGTGAAACCTTGCCCTATATTACACGCTTTAGAAGATTCTAATCGTACACCACAGGAATATATAAAAATAAAAGAGGAATTCGGGAAAAAAACAGCATTGGGACAGGGAGAAGGAACCTGTTTCGGGTCTTTAGTCTGGTGTTGTAAACCATCTAAACCCTGCCCCTTAAGGGATATGGTTATGCGCCGAATTGACATGAGTACTGACCAATACATGAAACTGAAAAAAGAATTATCAGAAGAATTGGTAGGTAAAGATGATTATTCCGATGAAGAAAGTATTAAAGCCCTTTCAGATACATTTAATGTTTCAGAGGGAGAAGCAAGTAACATTCTAAAGGAATGTGGCAATGATTTAAGAACCGCCATGAAAGTCTTAAGAATGAAGAATCTGGAATAA